The Cervus elaphus chromosome 22, mCerEla1.1, whole genome shotgun sequence genome has a window encoding:
- the ETFBKMT gene encoding electron transfer flavoprotein beta subunit lysine methyltransferase, which produces MALSSGWRVFASFPMNRYVVLWKAVRSSGFPLFPWGHCPWRGTGSLLDPEMKAFLEENTEVTSSGSLTPEIQLRLLTPRCKFWWERADLWPLRDPYWAIYWPGGQALSRYLLDNPDVVRGKSVLDIGSGCGATAIAAKMSGALRILANDIDPIAGMAIKLNCELNQLNPFPILIKNILDLEQDKWDLVVLGDMFYDEDLADSLLQWLKNCFEAHRTQVLIGDPGRPQFSGHSIQRQLHKVAEYSLPEPTRQDNNGLTTSTVWQFQP; this is translated from the exons ATGGCTTTGAGCTCAGGCTGGAGAGTGTTTGCATCATTTCCCATGAACCGCTATGTTGTCCTCTGGAAGGCTGTGAGAAGCAGTGGCTTCCCCTTGTTTCCCTGGGGTCACTGCCCCTGGAGAGGAACTGGAAGCCTTTTGGACCCTGAGATGAAAGCTTTCCTGGAGGAGAACACTGAAGTCACCAGCAGTGGCAGCCTCACCCCTGAAATCCAGTTGCGGCTTTTGACCCCCAGATGCAAGTTCTGGTGGGAGAGAGCTGACCTGTGGCCCCTCAGGGATCCTTATTGGGCAATCTACTGGCCAGGGGGCCAAGCCCTGTCTAG GTATCTTTTGGATAATCCTGATGTTGTCAGAGGAAAATCTGTATTAGACATTGGGAGTGGATGTGGCGCTACAGCCATCGCTGCTAAGATGAGTGGAGCCTTAAGGATCTTGGCCAATGACATAGACCCTA TTGCAGGAATGGCTATTAAACTAAATTGTGAGTTGAACCAACTGAATCCTTTCCCCattttaatcaaaaatattttggatTTGGAACAAGATAAGTGGGACCTTGTTGTGCTTGGAGATATGTTTTATGATGAAGACCTTGCAGACAGTCTGCTTCAATGGCTGAAGAACTGCTTTGAGGCCCACAGAACTCAAGTACTGATTGGTGACCCTGGGCGACCCCAATTCAGTGGACATAGCATTCAGCGTCAACTGCACAAAGTAGCAGAATATTCACTTCCAGAGCCTACAAGGCAGGATAACAACGGACTGACAACCAGCACGGTGTGGCAGTTTCAGCCTTGA